The Maridesulfovibrio salexigens DSM 2638 region GTGATGGCGATGAGGTGGTGCAGCTCGGGGATAGTTTCCGCAATATGGTTTGGTCCATCAAGCTTTACCGCCGCAAATTGCGTGAGTCCGAGGAAAAATACAAATCACTTTTTGATAGTGGGCCGGATCCTGTTCTGGTTGTTTCCTGTGACGATTTTACTATCATGGATGCCAACCCGCGTGTGACAGAGCTTTACGGCTATTCCCGCAATGAACTTATCGGTGAGCAGTTTTTGAGACTGGGGCCGGAGTCCAACGGTGAATGTATCAAGGCTTTTGAGGAATATGGCGGTCCTTCCGGCTGCATTTATTTTCCTAAAATCATTCATTACCGCAAGGGTGGAACTCCGGTTTATGTAAACATGCATGCCTGTCCCATTACCTATAAGAGTCAGCCGTCCATAATCGTAGCGGTTAATGACATTACCGAGATTATCGAGAAAGATGCCCAGCTGGTGCAGGCTGCAAAAATGAAGTCCCTCGGGGAGATGTCCGCCGGCGTAGCGCATGAGGTCAATCAGCCGCTAAATGCTATTAAGATGGGCAGTGAGTATCTTGCTCTTATGGCTGAACAGGGGCGGGACGTTCCTGCCAGTCAGTTGCAGGAAGTGGCTAAAGAGGTCAGCAATCAGGTTGATCGTGCTGCCGAGATTATCAGTGCTTTGCGGGCCTTCGGTCGCAAATCCGGTTTCAAGACTGACAAGGTGGATATTAATGCTCCTATCCGCAGTGTCCTTGCCCTTGTTACCAAGCAGTTTGAGTTGCAGAATATTTTTATTCGTTTGAACCTTATGGATGGATTGACCAAGATTGTCGCTGAGGATAACCGTTTACAGCAGGTAATGTTCAACTTGGTGAACAATGCTCGTGATGCCATTGCCGAGAAGCGGGAAAACCTTGGGTTGGACAGCGAAGATTACATCAATATAGACACTTATGAAGACGGTAAATTGGTGTATGTGCGTGTTTCTGATACCGGGGCAGGTATTACCGAGGAAGTACGCAATAAGATTTTCGAGCCGTTTTTCAGTACCAAAGAGGTAGGATATGGCATGGGTTTGGGCCTCGCTATTACCTATGGCATAGTAAGAGACTACAAAGGCAGTATCGATATTGAGAGCGAACCCGGAAACGGAACTTCGTTCATAATCAGTTTCCCGGCTGCTCCGAATGAAAATTAGTTTTACCTAGTTTAATATAAAGTTATCCAGGGGTTGGGTGTGAGTAGAATTCTTGTAATTGATGATGAAAAAGCAACCTTGAATATGTTCAAGATGCTTTTGACCGCATACGGTCATGAGGTCCTTACTGCTGAAAACGGCGAGGAAGGGATCAGTGTTTTTGATGCTGAAAAACCTGATCTGGTCATGACAGACATAAAAATGCCCGGCATGGACGGTTTGCAGGTTTTAGGAAAAATTAAATCAATTTCACCTGATTCCGAGGTTATCGTGATTACCGGTCATGGAGATATGGACCTTGCGATTAAGGCGCTCAACCTTGATGCTACAGATTTTCTCAATAAACCGGTCAAGCGGGAGGAGCTTGAGAAGGCTCTTCAGCTGTCAGCGGACAGGATTGAATTTGCCCGCAGCAGGCAGAAAGATATTGTGCTGACCCTTGAAGATGATCTGGCGGTGATCAATGTCAGCGGCAACCTGACTTCTAAATCAGAAGGGCTTTTGCAGGATGTTTTTGATGAGGCTCTTGCCACAGCCAAGGGAAGTTTTCTGCTCGTGTTCGAAGAGAAATCCTCTATCAATGGAGCGGCTATGGATTCCCTGTACAAGCTGGTGGAGAAGGCCCGTACCCGTGGTTGCGGAGTGCATATCGCAGGCCTTTCCGAGAATTTCCGTTCCGTACTCGATTCCATGGGCATCACCCAGATGGCTTCTGTTTATGAGACTGAGCAGGAGGCGCGAGGAAGTTTCTAGGTGATATACCTATAGCGCGGAAAATTGTTTTTCAAAAGAAAAGCGGTCCTGAGTAGTGCTACTCAGGACCGCTTTTCTTTTGAGATATGGGTTTCGTCTAATTGTAAGATCGATATGTGTCTCTATTCCTACGCAACTGATATTTTTTAACCGCTGCGTTGTGCTCTTTGAGCGATTTGCTGAAATAGTGAGATCCGTCACCCTTGGCTACGAAATAGAGGTAGGAGTGCTGCTCAGGGTTAATCGCTGCCTTAAGCGATTCAAGACCGGGTGAGCATATGGGGCCGGGGGGCAGACCCCGGTGCTGGTAAGAATTGTAGGGGTTGGATTTGTCGGTCAGGTGTTTTTTGCGCAGGTTGCCGTCAAAGGTCTCACCCAGACCGTAAATAATGGTCGGGTCACATTGCAGCAGGTAGCCTTTCTTGAGGCGGTTGGCGAATACCCCGGCAATGGTGCGTCGCTCACTTACATCCCCGGTTTCCTTTTCCACGAGGGAAGCAAGGATCACGGTCTTGTGGATTTCTGCAGGGGAGGGCAGCTTGCCAGCCCAAGCCTTGTTAGCGGCTTTATGAAATTCTTTGAGCATGGTTTCGACCATGACTTTGCCGGTTTCATTTTTGGGTCTGGTCAGCAGGTATGTTTCCGGGAAAAGATAGCCTTCAGCATTCTTTGCCGGGATTTTATATTTCGCCAGCAGTTCCGGATCGGATACAGCCTGCTTGAATGCTGCGTATTCGGTTAGACCGGATTCATCAGCTTTTGCTGCTGTGGCCCACCAAGTGAGTCCTTCTCGTACTGAAAATTTGTGCAGGATGCCGGAAGATGTAGTCAGGGTATCAAGCACCTGCGGAGCGGTCATGTTGGACCAGAGTCTGAATTCCCCGGCGCGAACCTTGGAAGCTTTGCCTTGGGCCTGTGCATATTCACGGAACTGTTTGACGTCGGTAATGAGTCCGGCCTCGGCAAGGTCGCTTGCTACGGTCCACAGGGGCTGGCCCTGTTCAACGGTAAAAAGAATCTCACGTCCTTCAAGCTCCGGGGGAACATTGAGGAAGGTCCAGTTGCGGTACATAAACCAGCCTGCCACCAGCATAAGTGCCATACACCCGAAGGCGATGGTAGGCATTACATAACGTAGAACTACGCTCGGGCGAGCCACGTTTCCAGAATTATTTTCGCTGCCTGGCTGTCCAGATTCTTCTTTCTTTTCCGGTCCCAAAGTCCGGCCTCCTTGAGTTCGTCTTCCGCTGCAATTGAGCTGAGTCTTTCATCAACAAGATGTATAGGCAAGTCAACCCGCCTTTCCAGTGATGCCG contains the following coding sequences:
- the mltG gene encoding endolytic transglycosylase MltG yields the protein MPTIAFGCMALMLVAGWFMYRNWTFLNVPPELEGREILFTVEQGQPLWTVASDLAEAGLITDVKQFREYAQAQGKASKVRAGEFRLWSNMTAPQVLDTLTTSSGILHKFSVREGLTWWATAAKADESGLTEYAAFKQAVSDPELLAKYKIPAKNAEGYLFPETYLLTRPKNETGKVMVETMLKEFHKAANKAWAGKLPSPAEIHKTVILASLVEKETGDVSERRTIAGVFANRLKKGYLLQCDPTIIYGLGETFDGNLRKKHLTDKSNPYNSYQHRGLPPGPICSPGLESLKAAINPEQHSYLYFVAKGDGSHYFSKSLKEHNAAVKKYQLRRNRDTYRSYN
- a CDS encoding response regulator, with product MSRILVIDDEKATLNMFKMLLTAYGHEVLTAENGEEGISVFDAEKPDLVMTDIKMPGMDGLQVLGKIKSISPDSEVIVITGHGDMDLAIKALNLDATDFLNKPVKREELEKALQLSADRIEFARSRQKDIVLTLEDDLAVINVSGNLTSKSEGLLQDVFDEALATAKGSFLLVFEEKSSINGAAMDSLYKLVEKARTRGCGVHIAGLSENFRSVLDSMGITQMASVYETEQEARGSF
- a CDS encoding ATP-binding protein, whose amino-acid sequence is MKKISMQELVERFSGLTLKNKIFISTLGVILIISAIIALLARWILVSSLTKELELRGVAIAYSIAERGAGYILDKDYPKLLSLAFEEAKLRERQHLITYIYILDKDGKVLCHTFTKPFPGKLAQANPVPEEADKSLRLIDLGKTSAYDIAVPIKEGLYRIGTVHVGLNKIHIDQLVSTLRFTFLGFISFVVVIIFWISHRLAKYITQPVSTLTRVSDELSKGNFDISLDLLAGGSDWNPSACPAYYNTDFPCWHFDLSTNDDNREADGRPNRQKCRDCHFYYKRDGDEVVQLGDSFRNMVWSIKLYRRKLRESEEKYKSLFDSGPDPVLVVSCDDFTIMDANPRVTELYGYSRNELIGEQFLRLGPESNGECIKAFEEYGGPSGCIYFPKIIHYRKGGTPVYVNMHACPITYKSQPSIIVAVNDITEIIEKDAQLVQAAKMKSLGEMSAGVAHEVNQPLNAIKMGSEYLALMAEQGRDVPASQLQEVAKEVSNQVDRAAEIISALRAFGRKSGFKTDKVDINAPIRSVLALVTKQFELQNIFIRLNLMDGLTKIVAEDNRLQQVMFNLVNNARDAIAEKRENLGLDSEDYINIDTYEDGKLVYVRVSDTGAGITEEVRNKIFEPFFSTKEVGYGMGLGLAITYGIVRDYKGSIDIESEPGNGTSFIISFPAAPNEN